One Engystomops pustulosus chromosome 7, aEngPut4.maternal, whole genome shotgun sequence DNA window includes the following coding sequences:
- the FAM177A1 gene encoding protein FAM177A1 isoform X1 — translation MASGEVVVHGDREFESVELGDVRKKKKIPRRIIHFASGETMEEYSTDEEEELQEKRDLLPTVDPFLQTKLTWGPYLWFYMLRVATSTLSVCDFLGEKIASVLGVSTPKYQYAIDEYYRMQKEVEEEEEENEMSEQAERQYQEQHGQPQSEASAQSQQPEAASSFVNISFVMEGEDSVNLAQKQELSAVPT, via the exons ATGGCATCCGGAGAG GTTGTGGTTCATGGTGACCGGGAGTTTGAAAGTGTGGAGCTCGGAGATGTACGGAAGAAGAAGAAAATTCCTCGAAGAATTATTCATTTTGCCAGTGGTGAAACAATGGAGGAATACAGTACAGACGAGGAGGAAGAGCTACAGGAGAAAAGAGACCTTTTGCCAACTGTTGACCCA TTCTTGCAGACAAAGTTAACCTGGGGGccatatctctggttctatatGCTGAGAGTTGCAACCTCCACATTGTCAG TCTGTGACTTTTTAGGAGAAAAAATTGCCTCCGTTCTGGGTGTCAGTACACCTAAGTACCAGTATGCGATAGATGAGTATTACAGAATGCAGAAAGAG gttgaagaggaggaggaagaaaatGAAATGTCGGAGCAGGCAGAGCGCCAGTACCAGGAGCAGCACGGTCAGCCGCAGAGCGAGGCCAGCGCCCAGTCACAACAGCCCGAGGCCGCCAGCTCTTTCGTCAACATCAGTTTTGTAATGGAAGGAGAGGACTCTGTGAACTTGGCACAGAAGCAAGAACTGTCCGCTGTCCCGACTTAG
- the FAM177A1 gene encoding protein FAM177A1 isoform X2, whose amino-acid sequence MASGEVVVHGDREFESVELGDVRKKKKIPRRIIHFASGETMEEYSTDEEEELQEKRDLLPTVDPTKLTWGPYLWFYMLRVATSTLSVCDFLGEKIASVLGVSTPKYQYAIDEYYRMQKEVEEEEEENEMSEQAERQYQEQHGQPQSEASAQSQQPEAASSFVNISFVMEGEDSVNLAQKQELSAVPT is encoded by the exons ATGGCATCCGGAGAG GTTGTGGTTCATGGTGACCGGGAGTTTGAAAGTGTGGAGCTCGGAGATGTACGGAAGAAGAAGAAAATTCCTCGAAGAATTATTCATTTTGCCAGTGGTGAAACAATGGAGGAATACAGTACAGACGAGGAGGAAGAGCTACAGGAGAAAAGAGACCTTTTGCCAACTGTTGACCCA ACAAAGTTAACCTGGGGGccatatctctggttctatatGCTGAGAGTTGCAACCTCCACATTGTCAG TCTGTGACTTTTTAGGAGAAAAAATTGCCTCCGTTCTGGGTGTCAGTACACCTAAGTACCAGTATGCGATAGATGAGTATTACAGAATGCAGAAAGAG gttgaagaggaggaggaagaaaatGAAATGTCGGAGCAGGCAGAGCGCCAGTACCAGGAGCAGCACGGTCAGCCGCAGAGCGAGGCCAGCGCCCAGTCACAACAGCCCGAGGCCGCCAGCTCTTTCGTCAACATCAGTTTTGTAATGGAAGGAGAGGACTCTGTGAACTTGGCACAGAAGCAAGAACTGTCCGCTGTCCCGACTTAG
- the LOC140069614 gene encoding metallothionein-1-like translates to MDPQDCNCTAGASCTCNVTCKCKNCKCKSCKKSCCSCCPAECSRCSQGCKCTGGCETCSCCQ, encoded by the exons ATGGACCCTCAGGACTGTAACTGCACAGCag GGGCCTCATGTACCTGCAATGTAACCTGCAAATGTAAAAACTGCAAGTGCAAATCATGCAAGAAAA gctgctgttcctgctgtccgGCTGAGTGCAGTAGATGCAGCCAGGGATGCAAGTGCACAGGTGGATGTGAGACCTGCAGCTGCTGCCAGTGA
- the LOC140068742 gene encoding metallothionein-1-like: protein MDPQDCNCTTGASCSCGESCKCKNCKCTSCKKSCCSCCPAECSGCSQGCKCTGGCETCSCCQ, encoded by the exons ATGGACCCTCAGGACTGTAACTGCACAACAG GGGCTTCTTGTAGCTGTGGAGAATCCTGCAAATGTAAGAACTGCAAATGTACATCATGCAAAAAAA gctgctgttcctgctgtccgGCTGAGTGCAGTGGATGCAGCCAGGGATGCAAGTGCACAGGTGGATGTGAGACCTGCAGCTGCTGCCAGTGA